From Deltaproteobacteria bacterium, one genomic window encodes:
- a CDS encoding wax ester/triacylglycerol synthase family O-acyltransferase — protein MPRVSRQNPQRESGVKLPSAVPRLSGEDLSFWWFDSPMQPTTMAMLMVLDRSPDDAQLRLAFERAVAAVPRLAQRVADAPLDLTLPHWELDPTFDLDYHVRRHALSGAGDVAELFHEIAPAYEAPFDRSRPLWEVRVYDGLGRDHRAALFFKLHHAVADGVGGNAIFAAMSDWEREPSAPAKPEVDHRSKGGWPEPRPLGERVLDALRDRVELDFERASAVASTVVDTIQHPEKLSRALAAVRSMVETLRFDSHSPLKASAGRARHLSGTDLPFEAVRALRRALGGSMIDVILTIMARAIGRWHAAHHLSQVRELMTLVPVNLRKPEQWAEQANVGNVATGILLPLPIRMRSVLTTYREIHQRMEAKKADPLSTATPLLTEWMSVLPRSLVSWMAEASFGSVDFIVTNVPGILVPRYLAGAEILAAYPFAPVAMKSPVSVALYGYRDRLFIGLNSDETLMPDVDDFKAMIRDAFAELCAAAGVHAAAPAATSSRRSTRGPAASHEVAERRPAACIAARMPRSK, from the coding sequence ATGCCGAGGGTGAGCAGGCAGAATCCGCAGCGAGAGAGCGGGGTGAAGTTGCCGTCGGCCGTGCCGCGGTTGTCGGGTGAAGACTTGTCATTCTGGTGGTTCGACTCGCCGATGCAGCCGACCACCATGGCGATGTTGATGGTGCTCGATCGCTCGCCCGACGATGCGCAGCTCAGGCTGGCGTTCGAGCGCGCGGTGGCAGCAGTGCCGCGGCTGGCGCAGCGCGTCGCCGACGCCCCGCTCGACCTGACCCTGCCGCACTGGGAACTCGATCCCACCTTCGATCTCGACTATCACGTGCGCCGCCACGCGCTCTCCGGAGCGGGCGATGTGGCTGAGCTGTTCCATGAGATCGCCCCGGCGTACGAGGCGCCGTTCGATCGTTCGCGTCCGCTGTGGGAAGTGCGCGTCTACGACGGGCTGGGCCGCGACCACCGCGCGGCGCTGTTCTTCAAGTTGCATCACGCCGTGGCCGACGGCGTCGGCGGCAATGCGATCTTCGCCGCGATGAGCGACTGGGAGCGCGAGCCGAGCGCACCGGCGAAGCCGGAAGTTGATCATCGGTCGAAGGGTGGGTGGCCCGAGCCGCGACCGCTGGGTGAGCGGGTGCTCGACGCGCTGCGCGATCGCGTGGAGCTGGACTTCGAACGCGCGAGCGCGGTCGCCAGCACGGTCGTCGACACCATCCAGCATCCCGAGAAATTGAGCCGCGCGCTGGCCGCGGTGCGATCGATGGTCGAGACGCTGCGTTTCGACAGTCATTCGCCGCTCAAGGCCAGCGCCGGTCGCGCGCGGCATCTGAGCGGGACGGACTTGCCGTTCGAAGCGGTGCGGGCGCTGCGGCGCGCGCTGGGCGGCTCAATGATCGACGTGATCCTGACGATTATGGCGCGTGCGATCGGCAGGTGGCACGCGGCTCACCACCTGAGCCAGGTGCGCGAGCTGATGACGCTGGTGCCGGTGAATCTGCGCAAACCGGAGCAGTGGGCCGAGCAGGCGAACGTGGGCAACGTGGCGACCGGGATCCTCCTGCCGTTGCCGATCCGGATGCGCAGCGTGTTGACGACCTATCGCGAGATCCACCAGCGGATGGAAGCGAAGAAGGCGGATCCATTGTCGACGGCAACGCCGCTGCTGACCGAATGGATGAGCGTGCTGCCGCGTTCATTAGTTAGCTGGATGGCGGAGGCGAGCTTCGGAAGCGTCGACTTCATCGTTACCAACGTGCCCGGGATTCTCGTGCCGCGTTATTTGGCGGGTGCCGAAATTCTGGCCGCGTACCCGTTCGCGCCAGTGGCCATGAAGAGTCCGGTGAGCGTGGCGCTGTACGGTTATCGCGACCGGCTCTTCATCGGGCTCAACTCCGACGAAACGCTGATGCCCGACGTCGATGACTTCAAGGCAATGATCCGCGACGCGTTCGCAGAACTGTGCGCGGCTGCGGGTGTTCACGCGGCGGCGCCGGCGGCGACCTCTTCGAGGCGATCGACGCGCGGACCGGCGGCGAGCCACGAGGTGGCGGAGCGGCGGCCGGCGGCGTGCATCGCGGCGAGGATGCCGCGCTCGAAATAG